TCCTAACTGGATGCCTTTAGGTAAACTTGAAGAAGATAAACATTTAGGAATTTCATCAGACATAGTAAAACTCATATCAAATGAACTTAACATAAACATAGAATTGATTGAAACTAAAACATGGGGAGACTCATTAGATTTATTAAGAAACAAGAAATGTGATTTTTCACCATTAACAACAGAAAATAGACTTAAAAAAGAGTATTTAAACTTCACAAAAGAATATCTAAATTTAAATATTGTTGTAGCCACAAGACCAAATGTTCCTTTTTTTGATAACTTAAAACACTTAAAAGAAGAGAAGTTTGCAGTTATAAAAAACTATTCTTTACTCAAAGATTTAAAAGAACAATACCCAAAAATTGACTTTATTGAAGTAAACTCTTTGAAAGAAGGATTAAAAAAAGTTAAACAAGAAAAAGTATTTGGGTATATTGACAACTCTTTGGTAATTAATCATGCTATTCAAAAAGAGTATTTAGATGATATTTTCATTTCGGGGAAATTAAAAGGAGAAATGAAACTTGCAATTGCAACAAGAAAAGAACTATTAATCTTAAATGGTATTTTTGAAAAACTTGTATTAAATTTAAATGAAGACATAAAACAAAATATTTTTAATAAATGGATTGTAAACAATTATCAAATTAAAACAGATTATACCTTAGTTTGGCAACTAATGATAGTTTCTTTATTTATAATATTTATCACTTTATATTGGAATAGAAAATTATCCAATTTAAATAAACAATTAGAAGAACAAAGAAATCATGCATATGAAGCATCAAAAGCAAAAGCAAAGTTTCTTGCAAATATGAGTCATGAAATAAGAACACCAATGAATGCAATTATTAATATCTCTCATTTATTATTAGAAAGTAATTTAAAAAAACAACAATATGAATATACTAAAAAAATTGAAAAGAGTGCAAACTCTTTGCTTAGAATTATTAATGATATTCTTGATTTTAGTAAAATTGAAGCAGGTAAAATTGAATTTAAATATGATGTCTTTAGCTTGAGAGAACTAATAAATGATTGTATTGACTCTATAGATTCATTTCTTGATAAAAAAAATTTGGAATTCAGTTTAGAATATGACTCAAACTTAAATGAATACTATTATGGAGACAAATTAAGAATATCACAAGTACTGATAAATATCTTACATAATGCTGTTAAATTTACAAATACTGGTTATGTAAAATTAAAAGTGCAACAAAAAGATAAAAATCATTTAAACTTTGAGATAGAAGATAGTGGAATAGGTCTAACTAAAAAAGAACAAAAAAATATATTTAACTCATTTGTTCAAGGAGATAGCAGTAGCTCTAAAAAATATAAAGGTACAGGTTTAGGTTTAGCCATTACAAAAGAGTTAATACAATTAATGGATGGTAAAATTTCAATTAAATCAAAAAAAGATAAGGGAACTACTTTTTCTTTTTTTATAAAATTAAAAAAATCAACAAAAGAAGAATGCTTCAATCCAATTATTAAGAAACCTGATTTTACAAATAAAAAAATTCTTCTTGTTGAAGATAACAAAATCAATCAACAAATCATTACAGCTTTACTAAAAGGAACAAAAGCTCAAGTTAGAATTGCATTTTGTGGGCAAGAAGCAATTGATATAATAAAAGAAAAATCTTCTTTTAATTTAATTTTAATGGATATTCAAATGCCTGATTTAGATGGTTACGAAACAACAAAAAAGATTAGACAAATAAATAAAGAGATTCCTATTATTGCAATTACTGCAAATAGTTTTGAAGAAGATATTGAAAAAGCTATAAACTCTGGGATGGATGCTCACCTAAAAAAACCTATTGAAATTCAAAAATTATATGCAACTTTAGAAAAATATATATAATAAATAAATTCATACTAAATTGAGTTATTTGTGAGACATTGTTTTAGTATAATATTTATATGAGAATTTTGATTTATAATAACAATAGTGCAGAATTTGAGAAATTTTGTTCAATGATTGAACTTTATCCTATTAATATCATTGTAGATAAAGCTTCAAGCTATAATGATATAATATATTTAACAAAACAAAATCAATATGAAAAAATTTTTGTAGATTATGATGATATTGGTAAAAAAATTGTTAATCAAATTCTTAAAAAGAATCCTAAACAAAAAATTTTTTTGATGAATGAAAATTTTGAATGTCCTATGGAAAAAGATTGTTATACCTGTAGAAAGAAATATCAAAAAAATATTATTATTAAACCTTTATGCCAAAATCAATTAACTAAAATTTTAAGTAGAAAATTTACTTGTGAAAGTGAAAATCTATCACACAAAGAATTTACTCTTGAAAAAATTAAAAAAAAAGTTCAACAAAAGTATCCTTATTTAACATTTGATTATTGCAAAGATAGAGATTCTTTTCTTTCAAATAATATTTCCACTTCAGCATTAGTATATGTAACAGACTTATTAAACAAACATCAAATAGAGTTTCAAGTAACACATAAAAACCAGATTTTAATTAATTAACATCTTTTTTTAATGATTTTTTTTATATAGTTATCTTCTAAAATAGGATATAAAATGAATAAAGATGAAGCTGTATTAACTATAAACAACTTGTCATTTGGTTACTCAAAA
The DNA window shown above is from Halarcobacter mediterraneus and carries:
- a CDS encoding ATP-binding protein — its product is MVKVKRLLLNKTVYIISIILIILLSILFINFNQTIIKSTEKTKNKLEQIEDISKIDTLASFIANSSVIYLSNLAIEDLKEKILLDFQNRFIEAIVIKDNYLNENLLIAHRTENNKILFVKKLPKKYFKYYNSIKKDIIENKTYTKNKLGTITIYYKSFNTYGNLINLTQKEKDYLKEKKILYTCIHPNWMPLGKLEEDKHLGISSDIVKLISNELNINIELIETKTWGDSLDLLRNKKCDFSPLTTENRLKKEYLNFTKEYLNLNIVVATRPNVPFFDNLKHLKEEKFAVIKNYSLLKDLKEQYPKIDFIEVNSLKEGLKKVKQEKVFGYIDNSLVINHAIQKEYLDDIFISGKLKGEMKLAIATRKELLILNGIFEKLVLNLNEDIKQNIFNKWIVNNYQIKTDYTLVWQLMIVSLFIIFITLYWNRKLSNLNKQLEEQRNHAYEASKAKAKFLANMSHEIRTPMNAIINISHLLLESNLKKQQYEYTKKIEKSANSLLRIINDILDFSKIEAGKIEFKYDVFSLRELINDCIDSIDSFLDKKNLEFSLEYDSNLNEYYYGDKLRISQVLINILHNAVKFTNTGYVKLKVQQKDKNHLNFEIEDSGIGLTKKEQKNIFNSFVQGDSSSSKKYKGTGLGLAITKELIQLMDGKISIKSKKDKGTTFSFFIKLKKSTKEECFNPIIKKPDFTNKKILLVEDNKINQQIITALLKGTKAQVRIAFCGQEAIDIIKEKSSFNLILMDIQMPDLDGYETTKKIRQINKEIPIIAITANSFEEDIEKAINSGMDAHLKKPIEIQKLYATLEKYI